One segment of Capnocytophaga sp. oral taxon 878 DNA contains the following:
- a CDS encoding ClbS/DfsB family four-helix bundle protein has product MARPATKIDLEFLAKENYQKLLSLIETLPEGQREDSFPEGTMNRNIRDVIGHLYHWHLLFLNWYEVGMRGEKPKIPKEGYTFSDTPKLNREIWEQCQKVSLAEILSLFEASHNKVFQLIQKHSDEELFTKKKYHWTGTTSLGSYLVSATSSHYDWALKLIRKSIKRNN; this is encoded by the coding sequence ATGGCAAGACCTGCAACGAAAATAGATTTAGAGTTTTTAGCTAAAGAAAATTACCAAAAGTTACTTTCTTTGATAGAAACACTACCTGAGGGGCAGCGAGAAGACTCCTTTCCAGAAGGTACAATGAATAGAAATATTCGCGATGTTATAGGACACTTATATCATTGGCATTTATTATTCCTAAATTGGTATGAGGTAGGAATGCGAGGTGAGAAACCTAAAATACCTAAAGAGGGTTATACTTTTTCTGATACTCCTAAACTCAACCGAGAAATATGGGAGCAATGTCAAAAAGTATCACTTGCTGAGATACTCTCCCTTTTTGAAGCTTCTCATAATAAAGTGTTTCAACTTATACAGAAACACTCAGATGAAGAGCTTTTTACCAAAAAGAAGTATCATTGGACGGGTACAACCTCACTTGGCTCTTACTTAGTTTCGGCAACATCAAGTCATTATGATTGGGCTTTAAAACTAATTCGCAAATCAATAAAAAGAAATAATTAA
- a CDS encoding Na(+)-translocating NADH-quinone reductase subunit A has translation MSNDIRIRKGLDIHLEGEADKTTQQLPLAPLYGIKPIDFHGIIPKLLLREGNEVKAGEALFFSKSDERVLFPSPVSGTIKEIVRGERRKVLEIHITPNQEQVFKDYGKKNVNEMQGEEIKAHLLSSGCWPFIKQRPYDVIANPDRKPKAIFVSACKTNPLAPDYDYVLKGKEETLQTALTALAKLTTGKVHVSVFKNSSLSPFRNLKDIEVHNVTGPHPAGNVSTQIAQISPINKGEVIWVVTPQDLVVIGELFLTGKLNLTRTVALTGSRIEKPHYVTVLAGAQITGVVGSQVQQVGNTRIISGDVLTGTQASETGFLGFYDDQITAIPEGNDYDLFGWAKPIANKISLTRSLTFSWLNPKKKYNLNTNTNGEHRAFVVTGMYEEVFPLNIYPMQLLKACLYKDLDELENLGAYEVAPEDFALTEFVCVSKQPHQQIIRDGLDLMMAELG, from the coding sequence ATGTCAAACGACATCCGCATTCGAAAAGGGTTAGACATACATTTGGAAGGCGAAGCTGATAAAACAACGCAACAGCTTCCGCTTGCACCTTTGTATGGAATTAAACCCATTGATTTTCACGGAATTATTCCTAAGCTATTACTGCGTGAGGGTAATGAAGTGAAAGCAGGTGAAGCACTATTCTTTTCAAAGAGTGATGAGCGTGTTCTATTTCCTTCTCCGGTAAGTGGTACCATTAAGGAGATTGTGAGAGGTGAAAGACGTAAGGTGTTAGAAATACACATTACTCCAAATCAAGAACAAGTTTTTAAAGACTATGGAAAGAAAAATGTAAATGAGATGCAAGGTGAGGAGATTAAGGCACACCTTTTATCGTCAGGTTGTTGGCCTTTTATTAAACAACGTCCTTACGATGTGATTGCAAATCCTGATAGAAAGCCAAAGGCTATTTTTGTATCAGCTTGCAAAACTAATCCACTTGCTCCAGATTACGATTATGTGCTAAAAGGCAAAGAGGAAACACTACAAACAGCTCTTACAGCCTTAGCTAAACTCACCACAGGTAAAGTACACGTGTCTGTTTTTAAAAACAGCTCGTTATCACCTTTCCGCAACCTTAAGGACATAGAGGTGCACAATGTTACAGGACCACATCCAGCTGGGAATGTTAGTACACAGATTGCACAAATAAGTCCAATAAATAAGGGAGAAGTGATATGGGTAGTAACTCCTCAAGACTTGGTGGTGATAGGGGAACTCTTCCTTACAGGTAAACTTAATCTCACACGTACTGTAGCCCTTACAGGCTCACGCATTGAGAAGCCGCATTATGTTACTGTGCTTGCTGGTGCTCAAATTACTGGAGTAGTAGGAAGCCAAGTACAACAAGTTGGTAATACACGTATTATCAGTGGTGATGTGCTTACAGGTACACAAGCGAGTGAAACAGGATTCTTAGGTTTCTACGACGACCAAATAACAGCTATTCCTGAAGGGAATGACTATGATTTATTTGGTTGGGCAAAACCTATAGCTAATAAAATTTCGCTTACACGTTCGCTTACCTTCTCTTGGTTAAATCCTAAGAAAAAATACAACTTGAACACCAATACTAATGGTGAACACCGCGCTTTTGTGGTAACAGGTATGTATGAAGAAGTTTTCCCATTGAATATTTACCCTATGCAGTTGCTAAAAGCCTGCTTGTATAAGGATTTAGATGAATTGGAAAATTTAGGAGCTTATGAAGTAGCCCCTGAGGATTTTGCCCTTACTGAATTTGTGTGTGTGTCTAAACAACCACATCAACAAATCATCAGAGACGGACTTGATTTAATGATGGCAGAATTAGGCTAA
- the nqrE gene encoding NADH:ubiquinone reductase (Na(+)-transporting) subunit E, whose amino-acid sequence MLEYLTLIFKSIFVENMIFATFLGMCSYLAVSKKVSTAIGLGAAVIFVQTLTVPMNWLLNEYILKEGALRWLGEEYANYDLSFLTYILFIATVATMVQLVEIIVEKFSPSLYNSLGIFLPLIAVNCAILGGSLFMQSRAEVIHSFGLSVAYGVSSGLGWAIAILALAAIREKIRYSHVPAPLRGLGITFIITGLMAIGFMSFGGMLTGGSSKKEEAKEAPKQETTIQQEVKTDKLAHNTKDLSNDISK is encoded by the coding sequence ATGTTAGAATATTTAACACTGATTTTTAAATCAATATTCGTTGAGAATATGATTTTCGCTACCTTCTTAGGTATGTGTTCGTACTTGGCTGTATCTAAAAAAGTATCTACTGCCATAGGCTTAGGAGCTGCCGTTATATTCGTACAAACTCTTACTGTACCTATGAACTGGCTACTTAATGAGTACATACTCAAAGAGGGTGCTTTGCGTTGGTTAGGCGAAGAGTACGCTAATTACGATTTGAGCTTCCTTACTTATATCTTGTTCATTGCTACGGTTGCAACAATGGTACAGTTAGTAGAGATTATAGTAGAGAAATTCTCACCATCTTTGTATAACTCATTGGGTATCTTCTTACCTTTGATAGCGGTAAACTGTGCTATCTTAGGGGGGTCTCTCTTTATGCAATCACGTGCTGAAGTAATTCACTCATTCGGTCTTTCAGTAGCCTATGGAGTGAGTTCAGGATTGGGTTGGGCTATCGCTATCTTAGCATTGGCTGCTATTCGTGAGAAAATACGTTATTCACACGTGCCTGCACCTTTGCGCGGCTTAGGTATCACCTTCATCATCACAGGTCTTATGGCTATCGGCTTTATGAGCTTTGGTGGCATGCTTACAGGTGGTAGCAGCAAAAAAGAAGAAGCTAAAGAAGCTCCTAAACAAGAGACTACTATCCAACAAGAAGTTAAAACTGATAAATTAGCTCATAACACAAAAGATTTAAGCAATGATATTAGCAAGTGA
- the rpmG gene encoding 50S ribosomal protein L33 yields MAKKGNRIQVILECTEHKESGLPGTSRYITTKNKKNTPDRLELKKFNPILKKVTVHKEIK; encoded by the coding sequence ATGGCTAAAAAAGGAAATAGAATTCAGGTTATTTTGGAGTGCACTGAGCACAAAGAATCAGGTTTACCAGGAACTTCTCGTTATATCACTACCAAAAATAAAAAAAACACTCCCGATAGATTAGAACTTAAAAAGTTCAATCCTATTCTAAAAAAAGTAACCGTTCATAAAGAAATAAAATAA
- the nqrF gene encoding NADH:ubiquinone reductase (Na(+)-transporting) subunit F, with the protein MILASEILTTIAVTVIGLLVVILLLVAILLYVKQKLTPSGPVKITINNEKVVEVPLGGSLLSTLGNEKIFLPSACGGKGSCLQCECHVYEGGGEALPTETPHFTKKELKEGVRLACQVKVKQDMKIGVPEQVFGIKKWQATVVRNYNVASFIKEFVVEIPEDMDYKPGGYIQIEIPPCEVKYSDIDITAHPVEHPGEPDKFKMEWDKFKLWPLVMKNTEPAERAYSMASYPAEGREIMLNVRIATPPFDRAKGGWMDVNPGVASSYIFSRKPGDKVTISGPYGEFFINESNAEMLYVGGGAGMAPMRSHLYHLFKTLRTGRIVTYWYGGRSKRELFYVEHFRELEREFPNFKFFIVLSEPLPEDNWKVKKDIHDTEGDGFLGFVHNAVIEQYLSKHDTPEDIELYFCGPPMMNKAVQKMGQDFGMPDENIRFDDFGG; encoded by the coding sequence ATGATATTAGCAAGTGAAATATTAACAACTATTGCAGTAACGGTGATAGGATTATTAGTTGTAATCCTATTGTTGGTTGCTATTTTGCTTTACGTAAAACAGAAACTAACCCCATCGGGACCTGTAAAAATTACTATCAATAACGAAAAAGTAGTTGAAGTGCCTCTTGGAGGTTCACTGCTCTCTACTTTAGGTAACGAAAAGATTTTCTTGCCATCAGCTTGTGGTGGTAAAGGGTCTTGTTTACAATGTGAATGCCACGTATACGAAGGTGGGGGAGAAGCACTCCCTACCGAAACTCCTCACTTTACTAAAAAAGAATTGAAAGAAGGAGTGCGTTTGGCTTGCCAAGTGAAAGTAAAACAAGATATGAAAATTGGGGTGCCAGAACAAGTGTTTGGTATCAAGAAATGGCAAGCTACTGTAGTGCGTAACTACAACGTTGCCTCTTTCATCAAAGAGTTTGTGGTAGAAATCCCTGAGGATATGGACTATAAACCAGGGGGATACATCCAAATTGAAATCCCACCTTGTGAGGTAAAATACTCCGATATCGATATCACTGCACACCCTGTAGAACACCCAGGTGAACCCGATAAGTTCAAAATGGAATGGGATAAGTTCAAGCTATGGCCATTGGTGATGAAAAATACTGAGCCTGCTGAACGTGCCTACTCTATGGCTTCTTACCCTGCTGAAGGACGTGAGATTATGCTAAACGTACGTATTGCTACCCCTCCGTTCGACAGAGCTAAAGGAGGTTGGATGGACGTAAACCCTGGGGTTGCTTCATCATACATCTTCTCTCGAAAACCAGGTGATAAGGTAACTATCTCAGGCCCTTATGGTGAGTTCTTTATCAACGAATCTAATGCAGAGATGTTATACGTAGGAGGGGGTGCAGGTATGGCGCCTATGCGTTCGCACTTGTACCACCTATTCAAAACCTTAAGGACAGGACGTATTGTAACTTATTGGTATGGAGGTCGTTCAAAACGTGAGTTGTTCTATGTAGAGCATTTCCGTGAATTAGAGCGTGAATTCCCTAACTTTAAGTTCTTTATCGTGCTTTCTGAACCACTACCAGAGGATAATTGGAAAGTGAAGAAAGATATACACGATACCGAAGGTGATGGTTTCTTAGGATTTGTTCACAACGCTGTAATTGAGCAGTATTTGAGCAAACACGATACCCCAGAAGATATAGAATTGTACTTCTGCGGTCCTCCAATGATGAACAAAGCTGTTCAGAAAATGGGGCAAGACTTTGGTATGCCTGATGAAAACATCCGTTTCGACGACTTTGGTGGTTAA
- the ftsY gene encoding signal recognition particle-docking protein FtsY: MAFQFLKNIFSKEKKETLDKGLEKSKNSFFDRLGKALVGKSKVDDEVLDDLEEVLIASDVGVNTTLKIIDRIQARVAKDKYLGTNELNAILREEIAALLSETHTGEATDFVLPLDEKPYVMMVVGVNGAGKTTTIGKLASQFTKKGLKVVLGAADTFRAAAIDQLQVWADRTGVPMIKQQLGSDPASVAYDTLSSAVKQNADVVIIDTAGRLHNKINLMNELSKIKRVMQKVIPDAPHEVLLVLDGSTGQNAFEQAKEFTKATEVTALAVTKLDGTAKGGVVIGISDQFQIPVKYIGVGEGMDDLQIFNKYEFVDSFFKV, translated from the coding sequence ATGGCATTTCAATTTTTAAAGAACATTTTTTCAAAAGAAAAAAAAGAAACCTTGGATAAGGGGTTGGAAAAATCAAAGAATTCTTTTTTTGATAGGCTTGGAAAAGCACTTGTAGGAAAATCAAAGGTAGATGATGAGGTGTTAGATGACCTAGAAGAAGTGCTAATTGCTAGTGATGTAGGAGTTAATACAACTCTTAAAATCATAGATCGAATTCAGGCACGAGTAGCTAAAGATAAGTATTTGGGTACTAATGAGCTAAATGCTATTTTACGGGAAGAAATAGCAGCACTACTTTCTGAAACACATACGGGTGAGGCTACTGATTTTGTTCTTCCTTTGGATGAAAAACCTTATGTAATGATGGTTGTAGGGGTAAATGGAGCTGGAAAAACTACAACTATAGGTAAATTAGCAAGTCAGTTTACGAAAAAAGGGCTTAAAGTAGTATTGGGTGCTGCTGACACTTTTCGTGCAGCAGCTATTGATCAGTTACAAGTATGGGCAGATCGTACTGGAGTGCCAATGATTAAACAACAGTTAGGTAGTGACCCAGCTTCAGTAGCTTATGATACCTTGAGTTCGGCTGTGAAACAAAATGCTGATGTAGTAATTATTGATACAGCAGGGCGATTACATAATAAAATTAACCTTATGAATGAGCTGTCAAAAATTAAACGAGTGATGCAAAAGGTAATTCCAGATGCTCCTCATGAAGTGTTATTAGTACTAGATGGCTCAACGGGGCAAAATGCTTTTGAACAAGCTAAAGAATTCACAAAAGCTACTGAGGTGACAGCTTTGGCAGTTACTAAATTGGATGGAACAGCTAAGGGAGGAGTAGTGATAGGTATTTCAGATCAATTTCAAATTCCAGTAAAATATATAGGAGTAGGAGAGGGGATGGATGACCTGCAAATCTTTAATAAATATGAGTTTGTAGATTCTTTCTTCAAAGTTTAA
- a CDS encoding suppressor of fused domain protein, which produces MSYTEEQYKAQFEEEDAVGWEAMDEALLKVYPEQEPRHYGTILKYMLGGEDPLDGISIYDNHEQTFHRHIVSYGMSELYYSPESAENEFSGWGFEFTFRVVPFEGDKNAEGAKNEPSWAMNMMQNLARYVFNSKKWFEAYHFIPANGPIRLECDTKLVGIAFAPDPQLGTIETPNGEIAFLQMVAITQQELDWLYKDPTTDRVEELINKIREDNPLLITDLERQNSYV; this is translated from the coding sequence ATGAGTTATACAGAAGAACAATACAAAGCACAATTTGAAGAAGAAGATGCTGTAGGGTGGGAGGCTATGGATGAGGCTTTATTGAAGGTTTATCCTGAGCAAGAGCCTCGTCATTATGGTACTATTCTAAAATATATGTTGGGAGGTGAAGACCCGCTTGATGGTATTAGTATCTACGACAACCACGAGCAAACTTTCCACCGTCATATAGTTTCTTATGGAATGAGTGAGTTGTATTATTCTCCTGAAAGTGCTGAAAATGAATTTAGTGGTTGGGGGTTTGAGTTTACTTTCCGCGTGGTACCTTTTGAAGGAGATAAAAATGCGGAAGGAGCTAAAAACGAACCTTCTTGGGCTATGAATATGATGCAGAATTTAGCGCGTTATGTATTCAATAGCAAAAAATGGTTTGAAGCCTATCACTTTATTCCAGCCAATGGTCCTATACGTTTGGAATGCGACACCAAGTTAGTAGGGATAGCCTTTGCACCCGATCCTCAGTTGGGTACGATTGAAACTCCTAATGGTGAGATAGCTTTTTTACAAATGGTAGCGATTACACAACAAGAATTGGATTGGCTGTATAAAGATCCTACTACCGATAGAGTAGAGGAACTCATTAATAAGATCAGAGAAGACAATCCATTGCTCATCACCGATTTAGAAAGGCAAAATTCGTATGTGTAA
- the rpmB gene encoding 50S ribosomal protein L28, translating into MARVCDLTGKKALVGNNVSHAMNKTKRKFNVNLRTKRFFIPEENRWITLKVSASAIKTIDKKGIYAVLQEVERNGYIN; encoded by the coding sequence ATGGCAAGAGTTTGTGACTTAACAGGCAAAAAAGCATTGGTGGGCAACAACGTGTCGCACGCAATGAACAAAACAAAACGTAAGTTTAATGTGAATCTTCGTACTAAACGGTTCTTCATTCCTGAGGAAAATCGTTGGATTACTCTTAAAGTATCAGCATCTGCAATTAAGACTATTGATAAGAAGGGTATTTATGCAGTGCTTCAAGAGGTAGAACGCAACGGATATATTAACTAA
- a CDS encoding Na(+)-translocating NADH-quinone reductase subunit C yields MAVKTESNSYTVIFAIIMVVIVGALLAGISSALSSDISNNKKLEKKQNILYAMGVNHNQGELGGGKVEFLSTTDAEKEFPNYVKEQYLIKGNTAEKVEGVNDLINFNGHREGLPLYVGEKDGTTLYIIPVNGRGLWDAIWGYIAVDKDLVVRGVFFDHKGETAGLGANIKERFFMDDFIGEHLLDATGNFQSIQISKSNGDPENKRKEDGKVDAIAGSTLTGNGVQNMIRDGLEPYISYIKSLNK; encoded by the coding sequence ATGGCAGTAAAAACAGAAAGTAATTCGTATACAGTGATTTTCGCCATTATAATGGTGGTAATCGTAGGAGCTTTGCTCGCTGGTATTTCATCAGCATTGAGCAGTGATATCAGTAACAATAAAAAGTTAGAAAAGAAACAAAACATTCTCTATGCTATGGGAGTAAATCACAACCAAGGTGAGCTTGGAGGAGGTAAAGTAGAGTTTCTTTCTACCACTGATGCTGAAAAAGAGTTCCCTAACTATGTGAAAGAACAATACCTTATCAAAGGAAATACCGCTGAGAAAGTAGAAGGTGTAAACGACCTTATCAACTTCAACGGTCATCGTGAAGGTCTGCCTCTTTATGTAGGTGAAAAAGATGGAACTACACTCTATATCATTCCCGTAAATGGACGTGGTTTATGGGATGCTATTTGGGGATATATAGCCGTAGATAAAGATCTTGTTGTACGTGGCGTTTTCTTCGACCATAAAGGAGAAACTGCCGGTTTAGGGGCTAATATCAAAGAACGTTTCTTTATGGACGACTTTATTGGGGAACACCTCTTAGATGCTACAGGTAACTTCCAAAGCATTCAAATTTCAAAAAGCAATGGCGACCCTGAAAACAAACGTAAAGAAGATGGTAAAGTAGACGCTATCGCTGGCTCAACCCTCACAGGAAATGGAGTACAAAATATGATACGCGATGGCTTAGAGCCTTATATATCCTATATTAAAAGTTTAAATAAATAA
- a CDS encoding NADH:ubiquinone reductase (Na(+)-transporting) subunit B, translating to MSLKSKLNTLKEKYKGTKMETTFNALHTFLYTPNEVTHGGTHIKAADDLKRTMNMVVLALIPCLIFGIFNTGYQHEVAFGHLTHPAEGLAFCSGDFWSWTNFCIGFIKVLPLVVVSYVVGLGIEFIFATIRGHEVEEGYLVTGMLVPLIVPIDIPLWMLAVAVAFGVIIGKEVFGGTGMNILNPALTIRAFLFFAYPTSMTGDKVWVTGVLGRSKEIAAGANLDAVSGETILGNLAQGHSIHYTDSDLLFGFIPGSVGETSTILILLAGLFLIYTKIASWRVMVSMFVGAWVMGLIFNTLAPNMVGTSFHAIWSIPAYQHLLIGGLAFGAVFMATDPVTAAQTNTGKYIYGFLAGFIAIAIRCFNPAYPEGVMLAILLMNVLAPTIDHFVVQANVSRRKKRLKTVTKTA from the coding sequence ATGAGTTTAAAAAGTAAATTAAATACATTAAAAGAAAAGTATAAAGGAACTAAGATGGAGACCACTTTCAATGCGCTCCACACTTTCCTTTATACGCCTAATGAGGTAACTCACGGAGGTACCCATATTAAGGCTGCCGACGACCTAAAACGAACAATGAATATGGTGGTTTTAGCACTCATTCCTTGTTTGATTTTTGGTATTTTCAATACAGGTTACCAGCACGAAGTGGCTTTTGGTCACTTAACGCATCCTGCTGAAGGCTTAGCTTTCTGTAGTGGTGATTTTTGGAGCTGGACAAACTTCTGTATTGGTTTTATTAAAGTACTTCCTTTAGTAGTCGTTTCGTATGTGGTAGGTTTGGGCATTGAGTTTATCTTTGCTACTATCCGCGGTCACGAAGTAGAAGAAGGATATTTAGTAACTGGTATGTTAGTACCTCTTATCGTTCCTATAGATATTCCTCTTTGGATGCTTGCTGTGGCAGTAGCCTTTGGAGTAATCATTGGTAAAGAGGTATTTGGGGGTACAGGTATGAATATCTTAAACCCTGCACTTACCATTCGCGCTTTCTTATTCTTTGCTTATCCTACTTCAATGACAGGGGATAAAGTATGGGTAACTGGCGTATTAGGTCGTTCTAAAGAAATCGCTGCAGGTGCAAACTTAGATGCGGTTTCAGGAGAAACTATCTTAGGTAACTTGGCACAAGGGCACTCTATTCACTACACCGATTCTGACCTCCTTTTCGGGTTTATCCCAGGTTCAGTAGGTGAAACTTCTACAATTCTTATCCTCTTAGCAGGTTTATTCCTCATCTATACCAAAATCGCTTCTTGGCGTGTAATGGTGAGTATGTTTGTAGGAGCTTGGGTAATGGGATTAATTTTCAATACTTTAGCGCCAAATATGGTAGGCACTTCATTCCACGCTATTTGGAGTATACCAGCTTATCAACACTTGCTCATTGGAGGTTTAGCATTTGGAGCTGTATTTATGGCTACCGACCCAGTAACCGCAGCACAAACAAATACAGGTAAGTATATCTACGGATTCTTAGCAGGTTTCATAGCAATTGCTATCCGTTGCTTCAACCCTGCTTATCCTGAAGGGGTAATGCTCGCTATCCTATTGATGAATGTACTAGCTCCTACTATCGACCACTTTGTAGTACAAGCTAATGTATCTCGTCGTAAAAAACGTTTAAAAACAGTTACTAAAACCGCATAA
- a CDS encoding NADH:ubiquinone reductase (Na(+)-transporting) subunit D, producing MGLSKKDTKLVTDPLWDNNPVTVQVLGICSALAITAQLKAAIVMSLSFTFVLVMGNVTISLLRNVIPPKIRIIAQLIVAAALVIVVDFVLKAYVYDLSKQLSVYVGLIITNCILMGRFEAFALGNPPGKSFLDAIGNAGGYSIALLIVAFFRELLGSGTLLGFQVLGDPIKKTGAYALGYENNGFMLLAPMALVTYGIVVWVQRSRNKALIEDSH from the coding sequence ATGGGACTATCAAAAAAAGATACAAAATTAGTAACTGACCCTTTATGGGATAACAACCCCGTAACGGTACAAGTGTTGGGTATCTGTTCTGCTTTGGCAATTACAGCCCAACTGAAAGCCGCTATCGTAATGAGCCTTTCCTTTACCTTTGTACTTGTAATGGGTAACGTAACCATTTCTTTGCTTAGAAATGTAATACCACCTAAAATCCGTATCATCGCTCAGCTAATTGTAGCAGCTGCTTTGGTAATCGTGGTGGACTTTGTGCTTAAAGCCTATGTGTACGACCTTAGCAAACAGCTATCAGTATATGTAGGGCTTATCATTACCAACTGTATTTTGATGGGACGTTTTGAGGCGTTTGCCTTGGGTAACCCTCCAGGAAAATCGTTCTTAGATGCTATTGGTAATGCAGGTGGTTATTCTATCGCTTTGCTTATCGTTGCTTTTTTCCGTGAACTATTAGGTTCTGGTACTTTGCTCGGTTTCCAAGTATTAGGAGACCCTATCAAAAAAACGGGAGCTTATGCATTAGGCTATGAGAACAACGGTTTTATGTTGTTAGCACCTATGGCTTTGGTAACCTATGGTATAGTAGTGTGGGTACAACGCTCACGTAACAAAGCCTTGATAGAAGACAGTCATTAA
- a CDS encoding DUF4295 domain-containing protein encodes MAKKTVATLQGKSKKLTKAIKMVKSPKTGAYTFVESVMAPELVDEFLKKK; translated from the coding sequence ATGGCAAAGAAAACAGTAGCAACCCTACAAGGGAAATCAAAAAAGCTTACTAAAGCTATCAAAATGGTGAAATCACCTAAAACAGGTGCTTACACTTTTGTAGAAAGTGTAATGGCTCCTGAACTTGTTGATGAATTTTTGAAGAAGAAATAA